Proteins from a single region of Psilocybe cubensis strain MGC-MH-2018 chromosome 3, whole genome shotgun sequence:
- a CDS encoding 1,3-beta-D-glucan synthase yields MPPAAFPRPQDSRNNPFAPNQLPQPRPYNPPQPYAPAFPHPRRDDDEASEIGEHYDMNSSTTRLAGAPAFYDQSGDASSSEMFGRPYDPSVDSHSSIPSISPFADPGLASSEHYPAWSADRQIPMSTEEIEDIFLDLTQKFGFQRDSMRNMFDFTMHLLDSRASRMTPNQALLTLHADYIGGQNANYRKWYFAAQLNLDDAVGQSQNPGLQRLKSVKGGKNAGPKSLDSATNRWRNAMNNMSQYDRLRQIALYLLCWGEAGNVRFVPETLCFIFKCADDYYRSPECQNKMEPVPEGLYLETIIKPLYRFMRDQGYEVVDGKFVRREKDHAQIIGYDDINQLFWYPEGLAKIVIRGGQRLVDIPPAQRFMKLSQIDWEKVFFKTYFEKRSIAHLLVNFNRIWILHISVYYFYTALHSPKVYAPRLKNFPSAPMTWSAVALGGAVSTVIMILATLAEFSYIPTTWNNASHLTTRLIFLLVILAITAGPTIYIAMVDDLPNKTQIPLIIGIVQFGISVAVTIAFGIIPSGRMFGDRVAGKSRKYMASQTFTASYPALPRNARIASITLWILIFTCKFIESYFFLSASFSSPIAVMARTKVQGCSDKIFGNVLCTNQVPFTLAIMYVMDLVLFFLDTYLWYIIWIMVFSIGRSFALGLSIWTPWKDIYTRLPKRIYAKLLATAEMEIKYKPKVLVSQIWNAVIISMYREHLLSIDHVQRLLYHQVDGPDGRRTLRAPPFFTNQEGAGYKGNFFPAGGEAERRISFFASSLTTALPEPLPVDAMPTFTVLIPHYSEKILLSLREIIREEDHNTRVTLLEYLKQLHPVEWDNFVKDTKILAEESEAADGTSTQHSEKASKADDLPFYCIGFKTSSPEYTLRTRIWASLRAQTLYRTVSGMMNYSKAIKLLYRVENPDIVHNFGGNTERLERELERMARRKFKMTIAMQRFAKFNKEEQENAEFLLRAYPDLQIAYLDEEPSEKKGGEARLFSALIDGHSELDEKTGKRKPKFKVELPGNPILGDGKSDNQNHAMIFYRGEYLQLIDANQDNYLEECLKIRNILAEFEETSVSSQSPYAQWGHKEFNKSPVAIVGTREYIFSENIGILGDIAAGKEQTFGTLTARALAWIGGKLHYGHPDFLNATFMNTRGGVSKAQKGLHLNEDIFAGMNAFGRGGRIKHSEYYQCGKGRDLGFGTILNFQTKIGTGMGEQMLSREYYYLGTQLPIDRFLTFYYGHPGFHVNNILVIYSIQVFMVTLLFIGTLNKQLSICKINSQGTVLAGQPGCYNLIPVFDWIRRSIVSIFLVFFIAFLPLFLQELTERGSGKALVRLGKHFLSLSPLFEVFSTQIYSNSILSNLTFGGARYIATGRGFATSRISFSILYSRFAGPSIYMGMRNLLLLLYATMSIWIPHLIYFWLSVLSLCIAPFLFNPHQFSYADFIIDYREFLRWMSRGNSRTKASSWYGYCRLSRTMITGYKKKKLGHPSEKLSGDMPRATWRTVIFSEIIIPICVACIFVIAYMFVKSFPDKDGNQNPSPLIRIGVIAIGPMVWNAAMLVMYFFISLFLGPMMESWAKFGSVMATLAHVTSLVGLVAFFEFFWFLELWDASHAVLGVIAIIAIQRAIQKILIAVFLTREFKHDETNRAWWTGKWYGRGLGNSAMSQPAREFIVKIVEMSLWTSDFLLGHVLLIILTPPVLIPYANTLHSTMLFWLRPSKQIRPPLFSTKQKRQRRWIVVKYTIIYIFMVALLASLIVLPALFRDRITFDCSLCRNI; encoded by the exons ATGCCGCCTGCTGCCTTCCCTAGGCCCCAGGATTCCCGCAATAACCCCTTTGCTCCCAACCAGCTCCCCCAGCCTCGTCCTTACAACCCTCCTCAGCCTTATGCTCCCGCCTTTCCCCACCCCCGCcgcgacgacgatgaggctTCAGAGATCGGCGAACACTATGACATGAACTCGAGCACTACCAGGCTCGCTGGCGCTCCCGCTTTTTATGACCAATCAG GCGATGCGAGTTCTTCAGAGATGTTCGGTCGTCCCTACGACCCCTCCGTTGATTCACACTCTAGTATACCCAGTATATCCCCCTTTGCTGATCCCGGCCTCGCCTCTTCAGAGCACTATCCTGCCTGGTCTGCAGACCGTCAGATACCCATGTCAACCGAGGAAATAGAAGACATCTTTTTGGACCTCACTCAAAAGTTTGGCTTCCAGAGAGACTCCATGCGGAACATG TTTGATTTTACTATGCACCTCCTCGACTCTAGGGCCTCCCGCATGACCCCCAATCAGGCCCTTCTTACCCTCCATGCAGACTACATTGGTGGTCAGAATGCCAACTACCGCAAGTGGTACTTTGCTGCCCAGCTCAATCTCGATGACGCCGTCGGTCAGTCTCAGAACCCAGGCCTCCAGCGTCTCAAGAGCGTCAAGGGCGGTAAGAACGCTGGTCCAAAGTCCCTCGACTCCGCCACTAACCGTTGGCGAAATGCCATGAACAACATGAGCCAATACGACCGTCTTCGCCAGATAGCCCTTTACCTTCTCTGTTGGGGTGAAGCTGGCAATGTCCGTTTTGTACCAGAAACCCTCTGTTTCATCTTCAAGTGCGCCGACGACTACTATCGCAGTCCCGAATGCCAAAACAAGATGGAACCTGTGCCCGAAGGCTTGTATCTCGAAACTATTATTAAACCCCTGTACCGCTTCATGAGAGACCAGGGATACGAGGTCGTCGATGGCAAATTCGTTCGCAGGGAAAAGGACCATGCGCAAATCATCGGTTACGACGATATTAATCAGCTTTTCTGGTACCCCGAGGGACTAGCAAAAATTGTCATTCGAGGTGGC CAACGACTTGTAGACATCCCTCCTGCCCAAAGATTTATGAAGCTCAGTCAGATTGACTGGGAGAAAGTCTTCTTCAAGACCTATTTTGAGAAACGATCTATTGCTCATCTCCTCGTCAATTTCAACCGTATATGGATTCTTCACATCTCGGTATACTACTTTTACACTGCCTTACACTCCCCCAAGGTATATGCTCCTCGTCTAAAGAATTTTCCTTCTGCACCCATGACATGGTCTGCTGTCGCGCTCGGTGGTGCCGTCTCTACGGTCATAATGATCCTTGCTACTCTCGCTGAATTTTCGTACATCCCAACTACATGGAACAACGCTTCGCATCTTACGACACGTCTAATTTTCCTCCTCGTTATTCTCGCTATAACCGCCGGTCCCACCATCTACATCGCTATGGTTGACGATTTGCCCAATAAAACGCAAATCCCTCTCATCATCGGTATCGTCCAATTTGGTATCTCAGTCGCTGTCACTATTGCTTTTGGTATCATCCCCTCCGGAAGGATGTTTGGTGACCGTGTAGCTGGTAAATCACGCAAGTATATGGCCTCGCAAACTTTTACGGCTTCTTACCCAGCTCTGCCCCGCAATGCTCGCATTGCCTCCATCACCCTGTGGATTTTGATTTTCACCTGCAAGTTTATTGAGTCCTACTTTTTCTTGTCAGCGTCCTTCAGCAGTCCTATCGCAGTCATGGCGAGGACAAAGGTGCAAGGATGCAGCGACAAGATCTTTGGTAATGTGCTCTGCACGAATCAGGTCCCTTTCACACTCGCCATCATGTACGTCATGGACCTggttctcttcttcctcgacaCGTACCTGTGGTACATCATCTGGATCATGGTCTTCAGTATCGGGCGCTCATTCGCTTTGGGTCTCTCCATTTGGACACCGTGGAAGGACATCTATACGCGATTGCCGAAGAGGATCTACGCCAAGCTTTTGGCAACTGCCGAGATGGAGATCAAGTATAAGCCCAAGGTTCTCGTCTCGCAGATTTGGAATGCGGTGATCATTTCGATGTATCGCGAGCATTTGCTCTCGATTGACCATGTACAGAGGCTTTTGTATCATCAGGTTGATGGACCTGATGGGAGGAGGACGCTCCGCGCCCCACCGTTCTTCACGAACCAGGAAGGGGctgggtacaagggcaaCTTCTTCCCCGCGGGTGGTGAGGCCGAGCGCAGAATTTCGTTCTTTGCGTCGTCTTTGACTACGGCACTGCCTGAGCCTCTGCCAGTCGACGCAATGCCTACGTTCACGGTTCTGATTCCCCATTACTCGGAAAAGATTTTGCTTAGTCTTCGCGAGATTATCAGGGAAGAGGACCACAACACCCGTGTGACACTTTTGGAGTACCTCAAGCAGCTTCACCCTGTGGAATGGGACAACTTTGTCAAGGACACCAAGATCCTCGCGGAGGAGTCGGAAGCCGCAGACGGAACGTCGACCCAGCACAGCGAAAAGGCCAGCAAGGCGGACGACCTGCCGTTCTACTGCATTGGATTCAAGACTTCGTCTCCCGAGTATACGTTGCGCACGCGTATCTGGGCTTCTCTCCGTGCCCAGACGCTGTACAGGACCGTGTCAGGTATGATGAACTATAGCAAGGCGATCAAGTTGTTGTACCGTGTCGAGAACCCGGATATCGTGCACAACTTTGGCGGTAACACTGAGAGACTTGAGCGTGAGCTCGAACGGATGGCAAGGCGCAAGTTTAAGATGACGATTGCGATGCAGCGGTTCGCCAAGTTTAATAAAGAGGAACAGGAGAATGCCGAGTTTTTGCTACGCGCGTATCCGGACTTGCAGATCGCGTATCTGGATGAGGAGCCGAGCGAGAAGAAGGGTGGGGAGGCGCGGTTGTTCTCTGCACTTATTGACGGACATTCGGAGCTGGACGAGAAGACAGGCAAGCGGAAACCCAAGTTCAAGGTCGAGCTGCCCGGTAACCCCATTCTTGGAGACGGAAAGTCGGATAACCAGAACCATGCAATGATCTTCTACCGTGGAGAATACCTCCAGCTCATTGATGCTAACCAGGACAACTACCTTGAAGAGTGTTTGAAGATCCGCAATATCCTTGCCGAGTTCGAGGAGACGTCGGTGTCGAGTCAGAGCCCGTATGCGCAGTGGGGCCACAAGGAGTTCAACAAGTCACCGGTGGCTATTGTCGGCACGCGCGAGTACATTTTCTCGGAGAATATTGGTATTTTGGGAGATATCGCTGCTGGAAAGGAACAGACGTTCGGTACGCTTACGGCGCGCGCGCTCGCGTGGATCGGCGGCAAGCTGCATTATGGACATCCTGATTTCCTGAACGCGACGTTCATGAATACGCGTGGAGGTGTATCCAAGGCACAGAAAGGTCTGCATCTGAATGAGGATATTTTCGCTGGTATGAACGCGTTTGGACGCGGTGGACGTATCAAGCATTCCGAGTACTACCAGTGCGGTAAAGGACGTGATCTCGGCTTTGGCACGATTCTGAATTTCCAGACTAAGATTGGTACGGGAATGGGAGAGCAGATGCTCAGTCGGGAGTATTACTATCTGGGAACGCAGTTGCCTATTGATCGCTTCCTGACATTCTATTATGGCCATCCTGGATTCCATGTTAACAATATTTTGGTCATTTACTCGATTCAGGTGTTTATGGTGACTT TGCTCTTTATcggtactctcaacaagcAGTTGTCAATTTGTAAAATAAACAGTCAAGGAACGGTTCTTGCTGGACAACCCGGATGCTACAACCTTATCCCAGTGTTTGACTGGATCAGACGTAGTATTGTTTCCATTTTCTTggtcttcttcatcgcctTCCTTCCTCTCTTCTTGCAAG AGCTTACTGAAAGAGGTTCGGGCAAGGCATTGGTCCGCCTGGGCAAACATTTCTTGTCTCTCTCTCCGCTGTTCGAAGTGTTCTCCACCCAGATCTATTCTAATTCTATTTTGAGTAATTTGACTTTCGGTGGTGCTCGCTACATCGCCACCGGTCGTGGATTCGCGACTAGTCGCATCTCTTTCAGCATCCTTTACTCCCGCTTTGCTGGTCCTAGTATATACATGGGCATGCGTAACCTCCTCCTGTTGCTGTATGCTACCATGTCTATTTGGATCCCCCATCTCATCTACTTCTGGCTCTCTGTCCTTTCTCTGTGCATTGCGCCATTTTTGTTCAACCCTCATCAGTTCTCATATGCCGACTTTATCATTGACTACCGTGAATTCTTGCGATGGATGTCGCGCGGTAACTCGAGGACCAAGGCGAGCAGCTGGTACGGATATTGCAGGCTCTCAAGAACGATGATTACCGGttacaagaagaagaagcttgGTCACCCATCTGAAAAGCTCTCGGGCGATATGCCTCGCGCGACATGGCGGACCGTCATCTTCTCGGAAATCATCATACCTATTTGCGTCGCGTGCATCTTCGTCATTGCGTACATGTTCGTCAAGTCGTTCCCTGATAAGGACGGCAACCAGAACCCTAGCCCGCTTATCCGTATTGGTGTCATTGCTATTGGACCTATGGTTTGGAATGCGGCAATGTTGGTTATGTATTTCTTCATCTCGCTGTTCTTGGGCCCGATGATGGAGTCCTGGGCCAAGTTTGGATCTGTAATGGCTACGTTGGCGCACGTTACAAGTTTGGTTGGTTTGGTTGCTTTCTTCGAGTTCTTC tGGTTCCTCGAGCTTTGGGACGCGTCGCATGCCGTGCTGGGAGTTATCGCTATCATCGCCATCCAACGAGCCATTCAGAAGATCCTGATCGCCGTGTTCCTGACACGTGAATTCAAGCACGACGAAACCAATCGTGCGTGGTGGACGGGTAAATGGTACGGACGTGGACTTGGAAACTCGGCCATGTCTCAGCCTGCTCGTGAATTCATCGTCAAGATTGTGGAGATGTCCTTGTGGACATCTGACTTCCTCCTGGGACATGTTTTGCTTATTATCTTGACACCGCCTGTGCTGATTCCGTATGCGAATACTCTGCACTCGACTATGTTGT TCTGGCTGCGCCCTTCGAAGCAGATCCGCCCACCCCTCTTTTCGACCAAGCAAAAGAGACAGAGACGATGGATTGTTGTCAAGTACACAATCATTTACATCTTCATGGTTGCTTTGCTCGCTTCGTTGATTGTTTTGC CTGCGCTCTTCCGGGACCGTATCACATTCGACTGCTCTCTCTGCAGGAATATCTAA
- a CDS encoding Dipeptidyl peptidase 3: MASAAAISAERFLADRTAPVCSLEIGKSFSQLSEREKKYAHFIGLASWAGARIIQGQWTPQAQDLYDLLITIFSGENGSLANVDALQKKSGLSTTEWEDLLQYTSQVLSNLVNFKTFGFTKIVPRLPSDKFEAVVVNSFNVDRALPLWKNLKDHIYATSPESTLFIGKRQLGHISNYYLGEVINDEEVAAVQAAAEKIGVDVLNTRVVKNAPNDFTLLVASAQTQPPSLHDIESNNGKASLKVEYGDFAADLSKVVDALKEAKKYTANENQTNMIEAYIKSFETGSIQDHKDGSKWWVKDVGPVVESYIGFIETYVDPYGGRAEWEGFTAIVNKQLSAKYETLVNDAPNLIKVLPWGKDFEVDVFRKPDFTALEVVSFATGGIPAGINNYYDIRESTGFKNVSLANILAAKAPNEELTFIHPDDVALYNAWDNRAFELQVANHELLGHGSGKLFEEDANGKKNFDVDKVINPLTGGKITSWYKPGQTPGSVLGEVSSSMEECRAETVALYLVSNPDILRIFNYVDEKEIEEIQYITFLLMARAGLRALEFYDPATQKHGQAHMQARLGITQHLIHSGIARLEEVRDADGTLQNLYVRVDRGLVLSKGREAAGKLLVELQVRKSTADAAGAREFYTNLTKPLPGWDGEIRDMVLRKKLPRKIFVQPNTFIENDAVVLKEYPSTPVGVIQSFIERKL, encoded by the exons ATGGCCAGTGCCGCTGCAATAAGTGCCGAGCGATTTCTCGCAGATCGGACAGCTCCTGTTTGTAGCCTTGAGATTGGCAAGTCTTTCTCGCAACTAAG tgaaagagaaaagaaatatGCTCACTTCATTGGATTGGCATCTTGGGCGGGGGCCCGCATTATCCAAG GCCAATGGACACCTCAGGCACAAGACCTCTACGATCTGTTGATCACCATCTTTAGTGGAGAAAATGGATCTTTAGCAAATGTGGATGCGTTGCAGAAGAAGTCAGGCTTATCTACAACCGAGTGGGAGGATTTACTTCAATATACGTCACAG GTTTTGAGCAACTTAGTGAATTTTAAGACCTTTGGCTTCACCAAAATTGTACCTCGTCTTCCTTCGGATAAATTTGAAGCTGTGGTGGTCAACTCTTTTAACGTCGATAGGGCTTTGCCTCTATGGAAAAAT CTAAAGGATCACATCTACGCTACTAGCCCTGAATCAACTCTGTTCATTGGCAAACGTCAGCTCGGTCACATCTCAAATTACTACCTCGGTGAAGTTATCAATGACGAGGAAGTGGCTGCCGTACAGGCTGCAGCAGAAAAAATTGGGGTGGATGTCTTAAACACCAG AGTTGTAAAGAATGCCCCCAACGACTTCACTCTTCTAGTTGCTTCGGCTCAGACTCAACCACCCTCTCTTCATGACATCGAGTCTAACAACGGTAAAGCTTCGCTCAAAGTTGAATATGGCGACTTCGCTGCCGACCTTTCTAAAGTCGTGGACGCCTTGAAGGAG GCTAAAAAATATACTGCGAACGAGAACCAAACCAACATGATTGAAGCGTATATCAAATC TTTCGAAACCGGTTCTATTCAAGACCACAAGGACGGGTCTAAATGGTGGGTTAAAGATGTCGGACCAGTGGTTGAGTCTTATATCGGT TTTATCGAGACCTATGTTGATCCATATGGCGGACGTGCAGAATGGGAAG GGTTCACCGCGATCGTAAATAAGCAGTTGAGCGCGAAATATGAGACTTTGGTCAATGATGCGCCCAATCTCATTAAAGTACTTCCATGGGGAAAAGATTTCGAGGTGGATGTTTTCCGGAAGCCTGACTTCACTGCATTGGAAGTTGTTTCGTTCGCGACCGGAG GAATTCCGGCTGGAATTAAC AATTATTACGATATTAGGGAATCGACTGGGTTCAAGAACGTTTCCTTGGCG AACATCTTAGCTGCCAAAGCACCAA ATGAAGAACTGACTTTTATCCATCCCGACGACGTCGCACTTTACAATGCATGGGATAACAGGGCTTTTGAGCTCCAGGTCGCTAACCATGAGTTGCTTGGCCATGGTTCAGGCAAACTGTTTGAAGAAGATGCTAACGGGAAGAAGAATTTCGATGTAGACAAG GTCATTAACCCACTCACCGGAGGAAAGAT TACTTCGTGGTACAAACCAGGCCAAACCCCAGGTTCGGTGCTAGGCGAGGTTTCGTCGTCAATGGAGGAGTGCCGTGCAGAGACTGTTGCGCTGTATC TCGTCAGCAACCCTGATATCCTAAGGATCTTTAAC TATGTCGACGAAAAGGAGATAGAAGAGATCCAGTACATTACCTTCTTGCTTATGGCACGAGCCGGTTTAAGGGCCCTGGAGTTTTACGACCCTGCAACTCAGAAACATGGACAGGCGCACATGCAAGCCCG GCTCGGAATCACTCAACACCTCATCCACTCAGGGATTGCTCGATTGGAGGAAGTCAGGGACGCAGATGGCACCTTACAGAACCTTTACGTCAGG GTCGACCGCGGGCTTGTGCTGTCAAAGGGTAGAGAAGCGGCTGGCAAGCTTCTTGTTGAACTCCAGGTGCGCAAGAGCACGGCAGATGCTGCTGGGGCGCGCGAGTTCTACACGAACCTCACCAAGCCGCTGCCGGGCTGGGATGGCGAGATCAGAGATATGGTGCTTCGCAAGAAACTG CCCCGCAAAATATTTGTCCAGCCGAATACTTTCATCGAGAACGACGCTGTCGTGCTGAAAGAATACCCCAGCACCCCGGTCGGAGTTATCCAGAGCTTCATTGAAAGGAAATTATAA
- a CDS encoding Mannan endo-1,4-beta-mannosidase A: MYLPLLWKVTLSALLVSAQAPTRTLSKRQDSDLPQFVTTQNGNFMFKGKKLDFVGTNAYWLAALNSDDDIDFTLGNMSAAGVKIVRTWAFNDVETIPVNGTWFQLISNGTTTINNGTNGLQKLDTVVRLAEKHGLFLHLSLTNNWNPRPLLDNPTAGLSISARDVTNGTNNTLPRNTLSNDYGGMDVYVRQFGNGTNHDEFYLNPAIVAAFKNYTTQIVSRYVNSPAIFGCVDPNHLVASGNQGFFCADCPKLFPRKPVVVPPPPQVSSTPNSKRRRGVPQPLTKKKILQDRKAAFKKSRKMALQKRTEPNAGGIRIRGRWVSTETKRQSTDDQGVGPAFDGSQGVDSEDILGISNIAFSTFQLFPDQNTYGVDDPSLPKFNNTVNQGLAWIRAHADIGRLFNKPVILNGFGLVTQSNAPFFVPFNSTQAPFGPDSVNNQTQAPFGVTDQQRDDAYTQWLQAGLAAGLQGMLQYQWSQGNLTTAVGTVISPTVDGTSVSPDVTGTGVSPDDGYSIQGQGFDQAVNIIQQASQQFAADVSS; encoded by the exons ATGTACCTCCCTTTGCTGTGGAAGGTCACCCTAAGTGCCCTACTCGTGTCCGCCCAAGCCCCTACGCGCACTCTGAGTAAAAGACAAGACAGCGACCTCCCCCAGTTTGTAACGACGCAAAATGGCAATTTCATGTTCAAGGGAAA GAAACTCGATTTTGTTGGAACGAATGCTTACTGGCTCGCGGCTCTCAATTCGGATGATGACATTGATTTTACGCTAGGAAACATGTCAGCAGCGGGTGTTAAGATTGTCAGGACCTGGGCTTTCAATG ATGTCGAGACTATACCCGTTAACGGAACATGGTTTCAGTTAATCTCTAACGGTACTACGACTATTAACAACGGAACCAATGGTTTGCAAAAACTGGACACCGTTGTTCGACTTGCTGAGAAGCATGGCTTATTTTTGCACCTCTCACTGACGAATAATTGGAACCCTCGACCTCTATTGGATAACCCCACTGCCGGACTTTCCATTAGCGCTCGAGATGTGACCAATGGGACGAATAACACTCTACCACGCAATACGCTCAGTAATGACTACG GTGGTATGGACGTTTATGTTCGGCAATTCGGTAATGGAACGAATCACGACGAATTCTACCTCAATCCCGCAATTGTCGCCGCTTTCAAGAATTATACGACCCAAATTGTTTCCCGATATGTCAATAGCCCTGCGATATTTGGATG TGTCGACCCCAATCACTTGGTCGCCTCCGG AAACCAAGGGTTTTTCTGCGCCGATTGCCCCAAGCTCTTCCCTCGCAAGCCTGTGGTGgtacctcctccgcctcagGTTTCGTCTACTCCTAACAGCAAACGTCGTCGCGGTGTTCCTCAACCcttgacgaagaaaaagattcTACAAGACCGAAAGGCGGCTTTCAAGAAGTCGAGAAAGATGGCATTGCAGAAGCGAACTGAACCAAATGCTGGCGGTATTCGTATTAGGGGGCGATGGGTGTCTACCG AAACTAAGCGACAATCTACGGATGACCAAGGCGTGGGACCTGCCTTCGACGGTTCACAAGGAGTAGACAGCGAGGACATCCTGGGTATTTCTAACATTGCTTTCTCGACTTTCCAATTGTTCCCAGACCAGAACACGTATGGCGTGGATGATCCCAGTCTCCCCAAGTTCAACAACACTGTGAACCAGGGCCTTGCTTGGATTCGCGCTCACGCTGATATAGGGAGACT TTTTAACAAACCTGTGATTTTGAACGGATTTGGTCTTGTAACACAATCAAATGCTCCCTTTTTCGTGCCTTTCAATTCAACACAAGCACCATTTGGACCAGATTCAG TCAACAACCAAACCCAAGCTCCGTTTGGAGTAACAGATCAGCAACGAGATGATGCTTATACTCAGTGGCTACAAG CTGGATTGGCAGCAGGTCTTCAAGGCATGCTTCAGTATCAG TGGTCGCAAGGTAATCTTACAACTGCAGTGGGCACTGTTATTAGCCCCACTGTCGATGGAACATCGGTCAGCCCAGACGTAACTGGTACAGGTGTTTCGCCAGATGACGGTTATTCAATTCAAGGACAAGG ATTCGACCAAGCAGTAAACATCATCCAACAGGCTTCACAGCAGTTTGCAGCTGATGTTTCCTCTTAA
- a CDS encoding Protein phosphatase PTC7-like protein fig (Protein phosphatase PTC7 homolog fig), producing the protein MSLSRPTSSSISSLLKCYTPALARHISRKARPTPALRNRFFARLNAAVNTNSPSSSSSSASSSSSATSTDDSNILFARGNGRGTVPVRPYTFHIGASWAGKPEDPRGMKKVPFPPDTLIGAWRDNTLMRSRGGQTLDAGEDFFFVQEVLVPIYPALPLLSPLKAHVLTRIFLILQMRNRSGVSFGVADGVGGWIDSGVDPALFSQALMYHAHRYSRNAWAGEPEIDPTMDYEEREQVEGWEMTPYECLDLAYGGVLREKFVLAGSSTACIISLNASSGVLRSANLGDSGYSILRNTQIVYRQRSQTHFFNCPKQLTKLPTNNGRKFSRACVDSPNEADTYETKLRDGDIVVAYTDGFSDNVFPSEMVTICSLVARAGGTEEEQVQAMADRLVEYSRQCMKSKLRVSPFEREASRVGQYFRGGKPDDVTVIVALIRETS; encoded by the exons ATGTCGCTGTCCAGGCCCACCAGTTCGTCTATCTCTTCGCTGCTCAAGTGCTATACCCCCGCCCTCGCTCGCCACATCTCCCGCAAAGCACGTCCAACACCCGCCCTCCGGAACCGCTTCTTTGCCAGGCTCAACGCAGCGGTCAACACCaactctccctcttcttcctcttcatctgcctcctcttcgtcatcggCGACCAGTACTGATGATTCAAACATCTTGTTTGCGCGCGGAAACGGCAGAGGTACCGTCCCAGTCCGCCCATATACATTCCATATCGGCGCCAGCTGGGCAGGCAAACCCGAGGACCCGCGCGGGATGAAGAAGGTCCCTTTTCCACCCGACACGCTCATTGGCGCGTGGCGAGACAATACCCTTATGCGCTCTAGGGGTGGGCAGACTCTAGATGCGGGAGAGGATTTCTTTTTCGTGCAGGAGGTGC TTGTACCAATCTACCCTGCGCTTCCCCTCCTATCACCTCTGAAAGCTCACGTACTAACGCGTATTTTCCTCATTTTGCAGATGCGGAACCGATCA GGTGTATCATTCGGCGTGGCGGATGGCGTAGGCGGATGGATCGACAGCGGCGTCGACCCCGCGCTGTTCTCGCAGGCCCTCATGTACCACGCCCACAGGTATTCGCGGAATGCGTGGGCCGGCGAGCCTGAGATCGACCCGACGATGGACTATGAGGAGCGGGAGCAGGTTGAAGGCTGGGAGATGACACCGTACGAGTGTCTTGACTTGGCGTACGGCGGCGTGTTGAGGGAAAAGTTTGTTTTGGCTG GTTCAAGTACGGCGTGTATTATCAGTCTAAACGCGTCTTCTGGTGTCCTGCGATCAGCAAA TCTTGGTGACAGTGGATACTCAATACTTCGTAACACACAGATAGTGTATCGACAACGCTCCCAGACGCATTTCTTCAACTGTCCAAA GCAACTGACCAAGCTACCCACAAATAACGGACGCAAATTCTCGCGGGCATGTGTGGACTCACCCAACGAGGCAGATACATACGAAACCAAGCTAAGGGATGGGGACATTGTCGTGGCCTAT ACGGATGGCTTCTCAGATAACGTGTTTCCGTCCGAGATGGTCACTATCTGTTCCCTGGTGGCTCGTGCAGGTGGCACTGAGGAAGAGCAAGTGCAAGCGATGGCGGATCGTTTGGTTGAGTACTCGCGGCAGTGTATGAAGAGCAAGCTGAGGGTCAGCCCCTTTGAAA GGGAAGCCTCAAGAGTGGGGCAGTATTTCCGTGGAGGG AAACCTGATGA TGTTACGGTCATCGTTGCGCTCATCCGCGAGACAtcatga